The following DNA comes from Enterocloster bolteae.
ATCTGGATGTAACCGCCATGGTATATACTTTGCAGGTACCCATGGCACAATGGCCGGAGGAACCGGCCCAAATAACGATTTTGGATGAGGATGTGCCTCTTGCGCCTCTGCCAAAGACAGGGGAAGGGCCCCGCAGTTATTATCTTGCAGCGGTGATTTCCTCTTTGTTATCCGGATTGTATATTGCCCTTCATGGAAGAAAGAGGGACTCATGACGGATTGCAGAATGGATATACCGTAAAATCAGAACTACCGTAAAATCAGAACTGCCGTTCCGCTCTTTGGACGGCAGTTTTTATGATAACAGGGGAGAAAAGGCGCAGGGGCATTTCCCGTCATGAAACAAAGATCAGGGGAATAAGATGTAATAAACAAACGGACCTGGAACTGATATATGAAATTCCTGATTTTCCTGTCAGAGGCAATGGTCCCTCTGATGATTTTTTATATTGTGGGATTCGGCCTTTTATCGGGCCGTCCGGTGCTGGACGACTTCATCGACGGGGCAAAGGACGGCATGAAGACAGTGGCAGGTATCCTGCCGACCCTGGTGGGACTTCTGGTGTCGGTGGGAGTCCTCAGGGCATCCGGATTTCTGGATTTTCTGGGAGAGCTGCTGCAGATGCCCGCGGCTCTTCTGCACATACCGCCCCAAATCGTGCCTGTGGTCCTGGTGCGTCTGGTATCCAACTCAGCCGCCACAGGGCTGGTGCTGGATATATTTAAGGAGTACGGCACAGACTCCTCGCTTGGACTTATTGCGTCTGTACTCATGAGCAGTACGGAGACAGTGCTGTACTGCCTGAGCGTATATTTTGGCAGCGTAGGCATTACCAGGACCAGGTATACATTGGCAGGGGGGCTTATTGCCACGGCGGCGGGAGTGGCGGCCAGCGTGGTGCTGGCGGGTGCGGTCAGATAAAGCTGTGTCCGGCGCTTGCTGGCGTGTAAAAAAACATTGCAATATCAAGGGTTATTGACTATAATAGCCATAGTAAAAGGGAATCCGTTGTATGTGCGCCCTGTATAGGATTACATCAGGGCCTTAGGGTATGCCTGCGTCCAGCCGGAATGAGCATTACGGCTGGACGCTACGGCCATACACTGGCATACAGCGGGTTTATGCTGTGAAGAGAAGAGGAATGAGGAATGAAACAGTATCTGAGCCTGCGGGAACAGTATCCCCGGTTTGCTTACAGAGGATATGAGATAGAGGAAAATGACAGCTGCCTGAAGATCACATACCGGTTTGAGACCCTGGGACTGTCTGAGTTTGCGCCGGTATGGGTGTTTCCCAAGACAGAGGGGGACTGCCGCAGATGGTCAGAAGACAGGCTTATGCAGGACATGATATTTTCCCTGGGAATGGTGGAGCTGGTAAGCTACTGGAAAATAGCCTGCCCGCCTATAGTGACAGTGGAAGCCGGATGGCTGAACCAGGACCAGATTGACTGGTGGAAGGATCTGTATTTTAACGGATTGGGTGAATTTTTCTATGTGAACGGTATAAAGGAAGCGGATCCCAATCATTTTATGGATATCCGGTGCGTTGGCCAGCATGAGACTCAGTGCGCGTGCCAGCTTAAAGATCCCTGCACAGACCAATATAAAGAGCGGCATGAGGAATGTGGTGTGGAAACAGATGGGAAGGGTAACGGCGTCCTGGTCCCCATAGGCGGAGGAAAGGATTCAGCGGTGACGCTGGAGCTTCTGCGTCTGGCGGGAAGGCCCGTCTGCGCCTATATTATCAATCCCAGAGGGGCCACCATACACACCACCGAGGTGGCGGGCCTGGACGCGGCCCATGTCATAAGCGCAAAGCGCACCCTGGATTCCAACATGCTGGAGCTCAACCGTCAGGGATATCTGAATGGGCATACGCCTTTTTCTGCGCTGGTGGCTTTTTCCGGCATTATAGCAGCCAGGATGCATGGCCTGACCATGGTGGCCCTGTCCAACGAATCCAGTGCCAACGAGAGCACGGTCCAGGGAAGCACGGTCAACCACCAGTATTCCAAAAGCTTTAAGTTTGAGGAAGATTTCCATTATTATCAGACCACATACCTGAAGGGGAGCGCATACTACTTCAGTATGCTGCGCCCTTTGAGTGAATTCCAGATTGCCAGGTTTTTTGCGGGGCAGAAGCAGTACCACGGCATATTCCGAAGCTGTAATGCCGGGAGCAAGACTGATTCCTGGTGCGGACACTGCCCCAAGTGTCTGTTTGTGTACCTGATTCTGTCGCCCTTTCTTAAGCCTCAGGAAGTCAGGGATATCTTTGGCCGGAACATGCTGGACGATTGGGATATGAAGGAAACCCTGGACCAGCTGATTGGGATAGAGGAAGAGAAACCCTTTGAGTGTGTGGGCAGCCGTGATGAAATCAATACAGCCATCGTACTTACGATCAAAGGGCTGGAGGATGCAGGTGAGGCGCTGCCCTGTCTTCTATCCTATTATAAAACCACAGACCTGTATCAGACCTACAGAACCAGGGGAGACCAGTACTCATCCTATTATGACGGGAATAACCTGGTCCCGGATGAATTAGCGGGGCTGGTGAGGAAATGCTGTACAGACGGCTTGCAAGGAGAACAGACGTGATAGAGAAGATAGAGCCCTGGATTAAGGGGAAACGCATACTGCTTCTGGGTTATGGCAGAGAAGGACAGTCCACCTGGAATGTCCTCAGGCGGCTGGGAACATATAAAGTTCTGGACATAGCGGATTTGAAGGCTCCGGCTGCCGTGCCTGAAGACGGTACGGTGTGGCATACCGGCCCGGATTACCAGAAATGTATGGATGATTACGATGTTGTATTTAAAAGCCCGGGCATTGTCCTGGAGCGGCCTGAAAATGAATACAGGTGCAGTATATTGTCGCAGACAGAGGTGTTTTTCCAGTGTTTCCGGGATCAGATTATCGGAATCACGGGAACCAAGGGCAAGAGTACGGTCACGACCCTTCTGTATCACCTGCTTAAGCAGGCGGGCATGGATGCCCTTCTGGTGGGCAATATAGGTATACCGGCCCTGGACCACATGGAGGAAGTGAAGCCGGACACCAGGATTGTGTTTGAGCTTTCCTGCCATCAGCTGGAATATATGACGGTTTCACCCCATATAGGAATTCTGGTGAACATCCATGAGGAGCATCTGGACCATTACGGTACCATGGAAAAGTATGTGGAAGCCAAGCATCATATCTTTAAAAACCAGGGGCCGGATGACATTCTGATCT
Coding sequences within:
- a CDS encoding spore maturation protein; its protein translation is MKFLIFLSEAMVPLMIFYIVGFGLLSGRPVLDDFIDGAKDGMKTVAGILPTLVGLLVSVGVLRASGFLDFLGELLQMPAALLHIPPQIVPVVLVRLVSNSAATGLVLDIFKEYGTDSSLGLIASVLMSSTETVLYCLSVYFGSVGITRTRYTLAGGLIATAAGVAASVVLAGAVR
- a CDS encoding doubled motif LPXTG anchor domain-containing protein — translated: MVYTLQVPMAQWPEEPAQITILDEDVPLAPLPKTGEGPRSYYLAAVISSLLSGLYIALHGRKRDS